One segment of Pseudomonadota bacterium DNA contains the following:
- a CDS encoding helix-turn-helix domain-containing protein, translating to MRNRCCCCVGDSASSVKMGTELHLGGGVMSQLGERLRQSRRDRGWTLRQLAERSGLSPSHLCGIERGTQRPSTGALDRLALAFGVSLGAITQGIWRPRPRARWCLRTRGTRLRRLFRYKRPRTPESTLAVQCREAGYYPLGKVLIERVRAQQRRTAFWTGVRHFMHGQNGAEQMASLHLLQRAVDFEEIEPQYVRFHLPVLQEPGRRWIAMLLEHAGCTFLFYPQVTVKGTTGQTPTLDFVVRITDGAQSWTVDVEIDGPGHDRQLFKDAERDVVVNLPVLRVRLRELDDERFAERLLERLMKLR from the coding sequence ATGAGGAATCGTTGTTGTTGCTGTGTCGGCGATTCTGCGAGTTCTGTGAAGATGGGGACAGAACTGCACCTGGGGGGTGGCGTCATGTCGCAATTGGGGGAACGGCTGCGTCAGAGTCGACGAGACCGGGGATGGACGCTGCGTCAGCTGGCAGAGCGCAGCGGGCTGTCGCCTTCTCACCTCTGCGGAATCGAGCGCGGAACGCAGCGCCCGTCGACGGGTGCGCTGGATCGCCTGGCCCTGGCTTTCGGTGTCTCGCTTGGCGCGATCACGCAAGGCATCTGGCGCCCTCGTCCTCGCGCACGCTGGTGCCTGCGCACCCGAGGCACTCGGCTGCGCCGTCTCTTCCGCTACAAGCGCCCACGCACACCAGAGAGCACGCTTGCGGTGCAGTGCCGGGAGGCAGGCTACTATCCCCTCGGCAAGGTCCTCATCGAGCGCGTTCGCGCCCAGCAGCGAAGAACCGCCTTCTGGACAGGTGTCCGGCACTTCATGCACGGTCAGAACGGGGCCGAGCAGATGGCCTCGCTCCATCTGCTTCAGCGCGCCGTCGATTTCGAGGAGATCGAGCCGCAGTACGTTCGCTTCCATCTCCCGGTGCTCCAAGAGCCTGGCCGACGCTGGATTGCGATGCTGCTCGAGCATGCGGGTTGCACGTTCCTGTTCTATCCACAGGTGACCGTGAAGGGCACCACGGGGCAGACGCCTACCCTCGACTTCGTCGTGCGAATCACCGACGGTGCGCAGTCGTGGACGGTGGACGTGGAGATTGATGGCCCTGGTCACGATCGGCAGCTGTTCAAGGATGCAGAGCGCGACGTCGTCGTGAACCTGCCCGTGCTCCGCGTACGTCTGCGCGAGCTCGATGACGAGCGCTTCGCAGAGCGGCTCCTCGAGCGGTTGATGAAGCTGCGATGA